One Gambusia affinis linkage group LG15, SWU_Gaff_1.0, whole genome shotgun sequence genomic window carries:
- the LOC122845112 gene encoding GTPase IMAP family member 8-like: protein MARHSIVLLGHTGVGKSASGNTILGRTAFESKATFTSVTTEIKKETDTVFGREISVIDTPGILSEGIETEIQTFCKENLDSSSCRFLVVVKIDRFTKEQLEAVNATIRVIEPYGLDQAYLLFTRADHLAGTLEEFINKEKESPESPLQRIVRKFGGRVCSFDNRNGGPDQVKELLQKTGILSAPESLEKRKIVLYGLSGAGKTSSGNTILGSKKFKSDCGFESSTKTCVSKSAIIGSQEITVMDTPGVDDSSRSPQEVAKDLLGALCGEHVHALVIVVKIGKLSKEDCSFLQYFPSMFGPDALRSTMVLFTHGDGLGGESFEEKIRANKEVSQLIEQCKERYCVFDNTQCSNWQQVRNFLQIVDKMVQQNGEQPCDRLEATPFPQQDDNSRPKPFPQSSQSRSGGNAPSGYGSTDPRSPGEESSDERISSSCCLCQCLRYLLCGCCQSGHDGYEPIN from the exons ATGGCTCGTCATTCCATTGTTCTTCTGGGACATACAGGAGTCGGTAAAAGTGCTTCAGGAAACACAATTTTAGGACGAACAGCATTTGAATCAAAGGCTACTTTCACATCTGTGACCACcgagataaagaaagaaactgacaCGGTGTTTGGCAGAGAGATCTCAGTGATCGACACTCCGGGGATACTGAGTGAAGGTATAGAGACGGAGATCCAAACCTTCTGCAAGGAGAACCTGGATTCCTCATCCTGTCGGTTTCTGGTTGTAGTTAAAATAGATCGATTCACTAAGGAGCAGCTGGAAGCAGTGAACGCCACCATCAGAGTTATTGAACCATACGGATTGGACCAAGCGTACTTGCTCTTCACTCGTGCCGATCATTTAGCCGGGACATTGGAGGAGTTtatcaacaaagaaaaagaatctcCAGAATCTCCACTTCAGAGGATCGTTCGAAAGTTTGGAGGAAGAGTTTGTAGCTTCGACAACAGAAATGGAGGACCGGATCAGGTCAAGGAACTGCTCCAGAAGACAG GTATCCTGTCTGCACCTGAAAGTCTGGAGAAGAGGAAGATTGTTCTGTACGGACTGAGTGGAGCCGGGAAGACTTCATCAGGAAACACCATTCTGGGATCAAAAAAGTTCAAGTCAGATTGTGGCTTTGAGTCCAGTACCAAGACGTGTGTCAGCAAGTCAGCCATAATAGGAAGTCAGGAGATCACAGTGATGGACACTCCAGGTGTGGATGACAGCAGCAGGTCTCCTCAGGAGGTAGCTAAAGACCTATTGGGAGCATTATGTGGAGAACATGTCCATGCCTTGGTCATAGTGGTAAAGATTGGTAAACTTTCTAAAGAAGATTGTAGCTTTCTTCAGTATTTCCCATCCATGTTTGGCCCTGATGCTTTAAGGTCTACTATGGTGCTTTTTACTCATGGAGATGGTCTGGGAGGTGAGAGCTTTGAGGAGAAGATCAGGGCCAACAAAGAAGTTTCTCAATTGATTGAACAGTGCAAAGAGAGATACTGTGTGTTCGACAACACCCAGTGTAGCAACTGGCAGCAGGTTAGAAACTTCCTTCAGATAGTCGATAAGATGGTTCAACAAAATGGAGAACAACCCTGTGACAGATTAGAGGCCACACCGTTTCCACAACAAGACGACAATTCAAGGCCCAAACCTTTTCCACAAAGCTCACAGTCCAGGTCTGGAGGAAATGCTCCATCTGGTTATGGGTCAACTGACCCTAGGTCACCAGGTGAAGAGTCGTCAGACGAAAGAATTTCCAGTTCTTGTTGCCTTTGTCAGTGTCTCAGATATTTATTGTGTGGATGTTGTCAATCAGGGCATGATGGCTACGAGCCAATTAATTAG
- the LOC122845122 gene encoding GTPase IMAP family member 9-like, producing MAQAAGFGSRRRSRSKDFPPNLRLVLVGKTGSGKSSSGNTILGRDAFVAAVSQSSVTRQSCKQEGEVFDRTVTIVDTPGLFDTSISEHTIKREISKCINMSAPGPHAILLVIKVGPFTDEEQDAVRQVEDIFGPDAWRYTMILFTQDDGAAEDVKLQLPECGPKLESVLQRVNNRYLMLNNHRAHDRSQVLALLEKVDRMVFENGGEFYSNYTYLQVVEMLRRREEELRAFYQKQLEEQTRAVEQKYEQLLTAAQPEGPDLKRRCQAELQEVQRFYDNLLRSTRHVVEQSTQEDSMEVVFQFSKTLKVKTSS from the exons ATGGCGCAGGCCGCAGGATTTG gatcaagaagaagaagtagaagCAAGGACTTCCCTCCAA ATCTCAGACTGGTTCTTGTTGGGAAGACTGGGTCAGGGAAGAGCTCCAGTGGGAACACCATCCTGGGCAGAGACGCCTTCGTagctgcagtcagtcagtccTCAG TCACCAGGCAGAGCTGCAAGCAGGAAGGCGAAGTGTTTGACAGAACAGTGACCATCGTCGACACGCCGGGTCTCTTTGACACGTCGATCTCCGAACACACCATCAAGAGAGAGATCTCCAAGTGCATCAACATGTCGGCCCCGGGGCCCCACGCCATCCTGCTGGTCATCAAGGTGGGGCCTTTCACCGATGAGGAGCAGGACGCGGTGAGGCAGGTGGAGGACATCTTTGGGCCGGACGCCTGGAGGTACACCATGATCCTGTTCACCCAGGAtgatggagctgctgaagaCGTGAAGCTGCAGCTGCCGGAGTGCGGCCCCAAGCTGGAGAGCGTCCTGCAGAGGGTCAACAACCGCTACCTGATGCTCAACAACCACAGGGCCCACGACCGCAGCCAGGTGCTGGCGCTGCTGGAGAAGGTGGACAGGATGGTGTTTGAGAACGGAGGAGAGTTCTACTCCAACTACACCTACCTGCAGGTGGTGGAGATGCTGCGGCGCAGAGAGGAGGAGCTCAGAGCGTTCTACcagaagcagctggaggagcagacCAGAGCTGTGGAGCAGAAATATGAACAGCTGCTGACTGCTGCTCAGCCTGAAGGCCCCGACCTGAAGAGGAGATGCCAGGCTGAGTTACAGGAAGTTCAGCGTTTCTATGACAACTTGCTGCGGAGCACCCGCCATGTTGTAGAGCAGAGCACTCAGGAGGATTCAATGGAGGTCGTTTTCCAGTTCTCCAAGACGCTGAAAGTGAAGACCAGCTCCTAA
- the LOC122845292 gene encoding odorant receptor 131-2-like has protein sequence MLSRSALNVTLTGPHQGVLGLVLFTIVTTLPCCVFLFINLTMLYTLRSRPLFREASRYVLLFNLLLVDTVQLFQSQSMFLLSAVSLSLLYPVCAALTAFSSLAHCVSVVTLVSMCLEWCVAVCYPLRHSAIVTLRNTGAAIGVIWGVSSSHVIVQLSLMLSRFSVADLGVMQMVYYCGKESAFIDPVSDLYDRAFTYFLFLLGAATVSFSYAGIIVAARSASTDRASAVRARRTLLLHLLQLGLSMTPFLHTLPVEVYIYK, from the coding sequence aTGCTGAGCAGGAGTGCGCTGAACGTGACGCTGACGGGGCCTCACCAGGGGGTCCTGGGTCTGGTGCTGTTCACCATCGTCACCACGCTGCCATGCTGCGTGTTCCTCTTCATCAACCTCACCATGCTGTACACGCTGCGCAGCCGGCCGCTGTTCAGAGAGGCGTCCCGCTACGTGCTGCTGTTCAACCTGCTGCTGGTGGACACCGTGCAGCTGTTCCAGAGCCAGTCCATGTTCCTGCTGTCCGCGGTCAGCCTCTCGCTGCTGTACCCGGTGTGCGCCGCGCTCACCGCCTTCAGCAGCCTGGCCCACTGTGTGTCCGTGGTCACGCTGGTCAGCATGTGCCTGGAGTGGTGCGTGGCGGTGTGCTACCCCCTCCGGCACAGCGCCATCGTCACCCTGAGGAACACCGGCGCCGCCATCGGCGTCATCTGGGGCGTCAGCTCCTCCCACGTCATCGTCCAGCTCAGCCTGATGCTGTCCCGCTTCTCGGTAGCTGACCTGGGGGTCATGCAGATGGTGTACTACTGCGGGAAGGAGAGCGCCTTCATCGACCCCGTGTCTGACCTCTACGACAGAGCCTTCACctacttcctgttcctgctggGGGCGGCTACCGTCTCCTTCTCCTACGCCGGCATCATCGTGGCGGCGCGCTCTGCGTCCACGGACAGAGCGTCGGCCGTGCGGGCGCGGCGCACGCTGCTGCTGCACCTGCTGCAGCTGGGCCTCAGCATGACGCCGTTTCTCCACACGCTCCCTGTGGAagtttacatttataaataa
- the LOC122845128 gene encoding GTPase IMAP family member 8-like codes for MSDKIHLLEKMEVTGAAGPETPEPVEPTLRMVLLGKTGVGKSATGNTILGKRVFKSLPASSSVTLKNEKKSGDFEDQLVEVVDTQGFFNTEGEPLKEMTEIIKCISLSDPGPHVFLVVIQSSRFTKEDEETVRMIRNLFGEESVCYSMVLFTHGDDLEDEDLSIDDIIENNKTLHDIITQCGGGYHVFNNRNKDPSQVRDLLEKINRMVHKNGGSYYTKEMLEEAQRIKREELRIVLVGKTGAGKSAAGNTILGGKIFKSCISSSAVTEECQKETLVFNGQMLTVVDTPGLFDTSQNQLQVKDEILKCISIAAPGPHVFLLVIQPNRFTEEEQNTVKIIQEILGEGSQHYCMVLFTHGDNLEEEVLSIDNLIKTNDPLRDIIGQCGGGYHIFNNRNKDPSQAQELLVKIKRMVQNNEGNCYTKEMLEEGLRIRREELRIVLVGKTGAGKSAAGNTILGGKIFTSSLSLSAVTRDCQKETRVLNNQMLSVVDTPGLFDTFKSQQQVKAEIANCVSLIAPGPHVFLVVIQPNRFTEEEQNTVKIIQEIFGADSKDYTLVLFTHGDDLEEDKVSIKKIIDGNKDLKTFINQCGKRYHVFNNKAKDPDQKDPDQVTELLKKIDQMVKKNGGKEKYYTNQMLQAAEEAIKEEMEKLQKENPNMSLYEARRKAEKSNSFIHGVLASAGIVVGATGAGIITEVGIAAALGATLGPIGAAVGAGVGFVIAVTGAVVKEKKLCKVQ; via the exons ATGAGTGATAAAATTCATCTTCTTG agaaaatggaGGTGACTGGAGCAGCTGGACCAGAAACACCAG AACCAGTGGAACCAACTCTCAGAATGGTTCTTCTTGGAAAAACTGGAGTTGGAAAGAGTGCAACAGGAAACACAATCTTAGGAAAAAGAGTATTTAAATCTTTGCCCGCATCTTCATCAGTGACactgaaaaatgagaaaaaatcaGGAGATTTCGAAGACCAACTTGTGGAAGTGGTAGATACTCAAGGTTTCTTTAACACTGAAGGTGAGCCACTAAAGGAGATGACTGAGATCATTAAATGCATCTCTCTGTCTGATCCGGGTCCTCATGTGTTCCTGGTGGTGATCCAGTCAAGCAGATTTACgaaagaagatgaagaaacagTCAGAATGATCCGTAATCTTTTTGGAGAAGAATCAGTCTGTTACAGCATGGTGCTGTTCACTCATGGAGACGATCTGGAGGATGAAGATCTCTCCATTGACGACATTATTGAAAACAACAAGACTCTCCATGACATCATCACTCAGTGTGGAGGAGGATATCATGTCttcaacaacagaaataaagatcCATCTCAGGTCAGAGATCTGCTGGAGAAGATCAACAGGATGGTTCACAAAAATGGAGGAAGCTACTACACCAAAGAGATGCTGGAAGAAGctcagagaattaaaagagaGGAACTCAGGATTGTCCTAGTGGGGAAAACTGGAGCTGGGAAAAGTGCAGCAGGAAATACCATATTAGgagggaaaatatttaaatcttgtATTAGCTCCTCAGCAGTTACAGAAGAATGTCAAAAAGAAACACTAGTGTTCAATGGTCAAATGTTAACTGTAGTTGATACTCCAGGTCTGTTTGATACTTCTCAGAATCAACTACAGGTGAAAGACGAAATCCTCAAATGCATCTCAATTGCTGCTCCTGGTcctcatgttttcctgctggtgATCCAGCCAAACAGAttcacagaagaagaacaaaacacGGTGAAAATCATCCAGGAGATTTTGGGAGAAGGATCACAGCATTACTGTATGGTGCTGTTCACTCATGGAGACAATCTGGAGGAGGAAGTCCTGTCCATTGACAACCTTATTAAAACCAACGACCCTCTCCGTGACATCATAGGTCAATGTGGAGGAGGATATCACATcttcaacaacagaaacaagGATCCATCTCAGGCTCAAGAGCTGCTGGTTAAAATCAAGAGGATGGTTCAAAACAATGAAGGAAACTGTTACACCAAAGAGATGCTGGAAGAAGGCCTAAGAATTAGAAGAGAGGAACTCAGGATTGTCCTAGTGGGGAAAACTGGAGCTGGGAAAAGTGCAGCAGGAAATACCATATTAGGagggaaaatatttacatctagTCTTAGCTTGTCAGCAGTTACAAGAGATTGTCAAAAAGAAACACGAGTGTTAAACAATCAAATGCTGAGTGTGGTTGATACTCCAGGTCTGTTTGATACTTTTAAAAGTCAACAGCAGGTGAAAGCAGAAATCGCTAACTGCGTCTCACTTATTGCTCCTGGTCCTCATGTTTTCCTGGTGGTGATCCAGCCAAACAGAttcacagaagaagaacaaaacacGGTGAAAATCATCCAGGAGATTTTTGGAGCGGATTCCAAAGATTACACTCTGGTTTTATTCACTCATGGAGACGATCTGGAGGAGGACAAAGTCtccatcaaaaaaataattgatggCAACAAAGACCTGAAGACTTTCATTAATCAATGTGGTAAAAGATACCATGTGTTCAACAACAAAGCTAAAGATCCAGATCAGAAAGATCCAGATCAGGTCACAGAGCTTCTCAAAAAGATTGATCAGATGGTtaagaaaaatggaggaaaggaaaaatattACACCAACCAGATGCTGCAAGCAGCAGAGGAAGCCATAAaggaagaaatggaaaaactgcagaagGAAAATCCAAACATGAGTCTTTATGAAGCCAGAAGAAAAGCTGAGAAGAGCAACAGCTTCATCCATGGAGTTTTGGCCTCCGCTGGAATTGTTGTAGGAGCAACTGGTGCTGGGATCATCACTGAAGTTGGTATTGCTGCTGCTCTTGGAGCTACATTAGGTCCAATAGGAGCTGCTGTAGGGGCTGGTGTGGGCTTTGTGATTGCAGTTACAGGAGCTGTAGTGAAGGAGAAGAAATTATGTAAAGTTCAGTGA
- the LOC122844996 gene encoding cysteine-rich and transmembrane domain-containing protein 1-like produces MSDYPPPYRPFFPDDSSPSMFPPGFYSPPTAFPGSAYQTFPQTIIQPGPAPQQGASVMSPAYYDNKHQASHPAKPTVLLMDPRTNQQPGGIGSYLAACSAALCCCCLWDLLHR; encoded by the exons atgAGTGATTATCCTCCTCCGTATCGTCCGTTCTTCCCTGACGATTCGTCtccctccatgtttcctccag gttTTTACTCACCGCCGACTGCCTTCCCCGGCTCCGCCTATCAG ACGTTCCCTCAGACCATCATCCAACCAGGACCCGCTCCACAGCAGGGGGCCTCAGTGATGTCACCTGCTTACTATGACAACAAACACCAGGCCTCCCATCCGGCAAAACCCACAG TTCTGCTGATGGATCCCAGGACCAATCAGCAGCCAGGCGGCATCGGGTCGTACCTGGCCGCAtgttctgctgctctgtgctgctgctgcctgtggGACCTGCTGCACCGCTGA